One genomic segment of Ancylobacter sp. IITR112 includes these proteins:
- the rpmB gene encoding 50S ribosomal protein L28, with product MSRRCELTGKAVLTGNLVSHSNRKTRRRFLPNLVNVTLTSDVLKRSVKLRVSANALKTVDHRGGLDAFLLKARSEELSPKAAELKRAVAKASLTAAA from the coding sequence ATGTCGCGTCGGTGCGAACTTACCGGGAAGGCGGTTCTGACCGGCAATCTCGTGAGCCACTCCAACCGCAAGACCCGTCGGCGCTTTCTGCCGAACCTGGTGAACGTTACCCTCACCAGCGACGTGCTGAAGCGGTCGGTGAAGCTCCGCGTGAGCGCCAATGCCCTCAAGACCGTCGATCATCGCGGCGGCCTCGATGCGTTCCTGCTGAAGGCCCGCAGCGAAGAACTGTCGCCCAAGGCGGCCGAGCTGAAGCGCGCCGTCGCCAAGGCGAGCCTGACTGCCGCCGCCTGA
- a CDS encoding DUF3108 domain-containing protein: MMRACLSAFLALAGAGTMVTDAFADGRLDARYRLSLGGLELGRAALLVEIDDSSYIASGSGRLTGVVQAVAPGKGTAGARGSISGGGLAPRSFAMEAEANKKNEAIRLVMNASGVADMRVVPPVNPSPDRVPVADKDKRGIFDPMTAALVLVPGTDSPVSEKACERTLAIFDGRQRYDLVLSYERIDEVKAEKGYAGPAVVCRVAYRPVSGHKPDRAGVKYMMKNKDMFVWLAPVAGTRVLVPFRASVATAIGIAALEAEAFETREMIGSRAAPAKAGMP, translated from the coding sequence ATGATGCGCGCCTGCCTCTCGGCTTTCCTCGCGCTTGCCGGCGCGGGCACGATGGTGACGGATGCCTTCGCCGACGGGCGGCTGGACGCACGCTATCGCCTGTCGCTGGGCGGGCTGGAACTCGGCCGCGCCGCATTGCTGGTCGAGATCGACGACAGCTCCTACATCGCCTCCGGCAGCGGCCGCCTCACCGGCGTGGTGCAGGCGGTGGCCCCCGGCAAGGGCACGGCCGGCGCGCGCGGCTCGATCAGCGGCGGCGGCCTCGCCCCGCGCAGCTTTGCCATGGAGGCGGAAGCCAACAAGAAGAACGAGGCGATCCGCCTGGTGATGAACGCCTCCGGCGTCGCCGACATGCGCGTCGTGCCGCCGGTGAACCCCTCCCCCGACCGCGTGCCGGTGGCGGACAAGGACAAGAGGGGCATTTTCGACCCGATGACGGCGGCGCTGGTGCTGGTGCCGGGCACCGACTCGCCGGTGTCGGAAAAGGCGTGCGAGCGCACGCTGGCGATTTTCGACGGCCGCCAGCGCTATGATCTCGTGCTCAGCTATGAGCGCATCGACGAGGTGAAGGCCGAGAAGGGCTATGCCGGCCCGGCCGTGGTCTGCCGCGTCGCCTACCGCCCGGTGTCCGGCCACAAGCCGGACCGCGCGGGGGTGAAGTACATGATGAAGAACAAGGACATGTTCGTGTGGCTGGCGCCGGTGGCCGGCACCCGCGTGCTGGTGCCGTTCCGCGCCTCGGTCGCCACCGCCATCGGCATCGCCGCGCTGGAGGCGGAAGCCTTCGAAACGCGCGAGATGATCGGCAGCCGCGCCGCCCCGGCCAAGGCGGGGATGCCGTAG
- a CDS encoding DUF4269 domain-containing protein — MTQAARPDFATALEQTGLLAALAAFDPHVVGTPPPGLDLPASDIDIVCCAADDLSFTTLMWDGFRHEQCFGLRQWRFGERAVVASFTAHGWPFEVFASPRPVAQQAGWRHFRVETRLLDLGGAALRRRVMARRLAGAKTEPAFAQVLGLAGDAYTSLLDLEEFSDGALRRLIAAAEG; from the coding sequence ATGACACAGGCGGCACGACCGGATTTCGCCACGGCGCTGGAGCAGACGGGCCTGCTAGCGGCACTCGCCGCCTTCGATCCGCATGTCGTCGGCACGCCGCCGCCCGGCCTCGATCTCCCGGCCAGCGACATCGACATCGTCTGCTGCGCGGCGGATGACCTTTCGTTCACGACCCTCATGTGGGATGGCTTTCGCCACGAGCAATGCTTCGGCCTGCGGCAATGGCGCTTTGGCGAGCGGGCGGTGGTGGCGTCCTTCACCGCGCATGGCTGGCCGTTCGAGGTCTTCGCCTCGCCCCGCCCGGTGGCGCAGCAGGCCGGCTGGCGGCATTTCCGCGTCGAGACGCGACTGCTGGACCTTGGCGGCGCGGCCTTGCGCCGAAGGGTCATGGCGCGGCGCTTGGCCGGTGCGAAGACCGAGCCGGCCTTTGCGCAGGTGCTCGGCCTCGCGGGCGATGCGTATACGTCGCTGCTCGATCTCGAGGAATTCAGCGATGGCGCGCTGCGGCGTCTGATCGCCGCCGCCGAGGGTTGA
- a CDS encoding helicase-related protein codes for MNIAAPPGNASTFRSQSLPLRPGERARGVTAVLGPTNTGKTSLAIERMLGHSSGLIGLPLRLLAREVYGKLVERAGEHNVALITGEERIKPDNPRYWVATVEAMPRDLDVAFVALDEIQIAADLDRGHVFTDRLLNRRGREETLLLGAATMRPLVEKLLPGVNILVRPRLSNLTFAGEKKITRLPRRSAIVAFSADEVYAIAELIRRQQGGAAVVLGALSPRTRNAQVAMYQNGDVDYLVATDAIGMGLNLDVDHVAFAGDTKFDGWQFRRLNPGELAQIAGRAGRAQRDGTFGTTGRCTPFDAEMVERLEAHAFEPHRMAQWRNSQLDFASIEGLNRSLAIPPREEGLTRAPTADDVLVLERLANDPAIRRLASSPQAIERLWEACQLPDYRKVSPASHSDLVATVYADLMQRGRLSAEWFGKQVALADRAEGDIDTLSGRIAQVRTLTFAANRPDWLDDPEHWQGVTRRVEDRLSDALHERLAHRFVDRRTSVLMRRLRENAMLETEITKTGDVVVEGHVIGHLLGFQFAADASAGGPEAKALRAAAQKALAGEIEARAARLSEAGDDAFVLSTDGTLRWIGDPVAKLIPGEEVLTPRLKIIADEHLTGPARDAVQARIELWLKAHIDKLLGALMVLGKAEDVTGIARGIAFQLVESLGVLERHRVAEEMKALPQEARAVLRGHGVRFGAHHIYLPALLKPAPRALAAQLWALKHGGLQQKGLDELPHLAASGRTSIPVDPEIQKGLYRAVGFRVAGERAVRVDILERLADLIRPALAWRPNSPGEKPAGAFDGNGFVATVAMTSLAGCAGEDFASILRSLGYRMERRPAPVEAPAAPTPATDTTATDTTATENSATEITATATIAAEAGAADSAAAEVPVGTDVAFDQTVEPALEEPAAATAEPPRAALPVDDGAVSGAVFTDPVFDQTVEPAVEQTTEPAAEPLAAPVEASATEVAASEPPASDAVATEIAAEAPAEPAMIEIWRPGRPPGQNRPAHGGRRGGQGAREGAAQDRSGPRGGAPAEAGASEARRERPQGDRPQGDRPQGDRPEGERGRRPPRDERRERRPEGEREPRRDENRRDENRRESGPRPPRPERGDRPDRGHGRPDHRNEHRGETRSEPRRDKPVDPDSPFAALLALKARMEAEKKGG; via the coding sequence ATGAATATCGCCGCCCCGCCGGGGAATGCCAGTACGTTCAGGTCCCAGTCGCTACCGCTTCGGCCCGGCGAGCGCGCGCGCGGTGTCACTGCCGTTCTGGGCCCCACCAATACCGGCAAGACCAGTCTGGCCATCGAGCGCATGCTCGGCCATTCCTCCGGGCTGATCGGCCTGCCGCTGCGCCTGCTCGCCCGCGAGGTCTATGGCAAGCTGGTGGAGCGCGCCGGCGAGCACAATGTCGCGCTGATCACCGGCGAGGAGCGCATCAAGCCGGACAATCCGCGCTACTGGGTCGCGACCGTCGAGGCGATGCCGAGGGATCTCGATGTCGCCTTCGTGGCGCTGGACGAAATCCAGATCGCCGCCGATCTCGACCGTGGCCACGTCTTCACCGACCGGCTGCTGAACCGGCGCGGCCGCGAAGAAACGCTGCTGCTCGGCGCCGCCACCATGCGCCCGCTGGTGGAGAAGCTGCTGCCGGGCGTGAACATTCTGGTGCGCCCGCGCCTGTCCAACCTCACCTTCGCCGGCGAGAAGAAGATCACCCGCCTGCCGCGCCGCTCGGCCATCGTCGCCTTCTCGGCCGACGAGGTCTATGCCATCGCCGAGCTGATCCGCCGCCAGCAGGGCGGGGCGGCGGTGGTGCTGGGCGCGCTCTCGCCCCGCACCCGCAACGCCCAGGTGGCGATGTACCAGAATGGCGATGTCGACTATCTCGTCGCCACCGACGCCATCGGCATGGGGCTCAATCTCGATGTCGACCATGTCGCCTTCGCCGGCGACACCAAATTCGACGGCTGGCAGTTCCGCCGGCTCAACCCCGGCGAGCTGGCGCAGATCGCCGGCCGCGCCGGCCGCGCCCAGCGCGACGGCACCTTCGGCACGACAGGGCGCTGCACGCCGTTCGACGCGGAAATGGTGGAACGGCTGGAAGCGCACGCCTTCGAGCCGCACCGCATGGCGCAATGGCGCAACAGCCAGCTCGATTTCGCCTCGATCGAAGGGCTCAACCGCTCGCTCGCCATCCCGCCGCGCGAGGAAGGGCTGACCCGCGCGCCCACCGCCGACGACGTGCTGGTGCTGGAGCGGCTCGCCAATGATCCCGCCATCCGCCGCCTCGCCAGCAGCCCGCAGGCGATCGAGCGGCTGTGGGAAGCCTGCCAGTTGCCGGACTACCGCAAGGTCTCCCCGGCCTCGCATTCCGACCTGGTGGCGACGGTCTATGCCGACCTGATGCAGCGCGGAAGGCTGTCTGCGGAGTGGTTTGGCAAACAAGTGGCCTTGGCGGACCGAGCGGAAGGTGACATAGACACCCTGTCGGGACGCATAGCGCAGGTCCGTACTCTGACCTTCGCGGCGAACCGGCCGGACTGGCTCGACGACCCGGAACACTGGCAGGGTGTCACGCGGCGTGTAGAGGATAGGCTGTCCGATGCGCTTCACGAGCGGCTCGCCCACCGCTTCGTCGATCGCCGGACCAGCGTGCTGATGAGACGCCTGCGAGAGAACGCGATGCTCGAAACTGAAATCACCAAGACCGGCGATGTCGTCGTCGAAGGCCATGTGATCGGCCATCTCCTCGGTTTCCAGTTCGCCGCGGACGCCTCCGCCGGCGGGCCGGAGGCCAAGGCGCTGCGCGCCGCCGCGCAGAAGGCGCTGGCCGGCGAGATCGAGGCCCGCGCCGCGCGGCTTTCCGAGGCAGGCGACGACGCCTTCGTGCTCTCCACCGACGGCACGCTGCGCTGGATCGGCGATCCCGTCGCCAAGCTCATTCCCGGCGAGGAGGTGCTGACCCCGCGCCTCAAGATCATCGCCGACGAACATCTCACCGGTCCGGCCCGCGACGCGGTGCAGGCGCGCATCGAGCTGTGGCTGAAGGCGCATATCGACAAGCTGCTCGGCGCCCTCATGGTGCTCGGCAAGGCCGAGGACGTGACCGGCATCGCCCGCGGCATTGCCTTCCAACTGGTCGAATCGCTCGGCGTGCTGGAACGCCACCGCGTCGCCGAGGAAATGAAGGCGCTGCCGCAGGAGGCCCGCGCGGTGCTGCGCGGCCATGGCGTTCGTTTCGGCGCCCACCACATCTACCTCCCCGCGCTGCTGAAGCCGGCACCGCGCGCGCTGGCGGCGCAGCTCTGGGCGCTCAAGCATGGCGGGCTGCAGCAGAAGGGGCTGGACGAGCTGCCGCACCTCGCCGCCTCGGGCCGCACCTCGATTCCGGTCGACCCGGAAATCCAGAAGGGTCTCTACCGTGCCGTCGGCTTCCGCGTGGCCGGCGAGCGGGCGGTGCGCGTGGATATTCTCGAACGCCTCGCCGATCTCATCCGCCCGGCGCTGGCCTGGCGGCCCAATTCGCCCGGCGAGAAGCCGGCAGGCGCGTTCGACGGCAACGGCTTCGTCGCCACGGTGGCGATGACCTCGCTGGCCGGCTGCGCGGGCGAGGACTTCGCTTCCATCCTGCGCTCGCTCGGCTACCGCATGGAACGCCGCCCGGCGCCGGTGGAGGCCCCGGCCGCGCCGACGCCCGCGACCGATACCACCGCGACCGATACCACCGCGACTGAAAACTCCGCGACCGAGATCACCGCGACCGCGACAATTGCCGCCGAGGCCGGGGCGGCTGACAGTGCGGCGGCCGAGGTGCCGGTCGGCACCGATGTCGCCTTCGACCAGACGGTCGAGCCGGCGCTGGAGGAGCCTGCGGCCGCGACCGCCGAGCCGCCGCGCGCGGCGCTGCCGGTCGATGATGGCGCGGTCAGCGGCGCGGTGTTCACCGATCCGGTGTTCGACCAGACCGTCGAGCCGGCCGTCGAGCAGACCACCGAGCCGGCCGCGGAGCCATTGGCGGCGCCGGTCGAGGCCAGCGCAACCGAGGTCGCCGCGAGCGAGCCCCCCGCCAGCGATGCCGTCGCGACGGAGATCGCCGCCGAGGCGCCCGCCGAGCCGGCGATGATCGAGATCTGGCGTCCCGGCCGCCCGCCGGGGCAGAACCGCCCCGCCCATGGCGGGCGTCGGGGCGGACAGGGTGCCCGCGAGGGCGCCGCGCAGGACCGATCGGGGCCGCGTGGCGGGGCGCCGGCGGAAGCCGGGGCCAGCGAGGCGCGCCGCGAGCGGCCGCAGGGAGATCGTCCGCAGGGGGATCGTCCGCAAGGGGATCGCCCTGAAGGCGAGCGCGGCCGTCGCCCGCCGCGCGACGAGCGGCGCGAGCGCCGTCCCGAGGGCGAGCGCGAGCCGCGCCGGGACGAGAACCGCCGCGACGAGAATCGCCGCGAGAGCGGTCCCCGTCCGCCGCGTCCCGAGCGCGGTGACCGTCCGGACCGCGGCCATGGCCGGCCCGACCACCGCAATGAGCATCGCGGCGAGACGCGCAGCGAACCCCGCCGCGACAAGCCGGTCGATCCGGATTCGCCCTTCGCCGCCCTGCTCGCCCTCAAGGCGCGCATGGAAGCGGAGAAGAAGGGCGGCTGA
- a CDS encoding RNA-binding S4 domain-containing protein → MEPARQRLDIWLFHARCVRTRSSAAALVKAGRVRLNGARVTAPGQAVRPGDVLTLSLDARVRLWRVTGFIERRGDAASALTTYVELTAEPPP, encoded by the coding sequence GTGGAGCCTGCGCGCCAGCGGCTCGATATCTGGCTGTTCCACGCCCGCTGCGTGCGTACGCGCAGCAGCGCCGCCGCTCTGGTGAAGGCCGGAAGGGTGCGGCTGAATGGCGCGCGCGTCACCGCCCCCGGCCAGGCCGTGCGACCCGGCGACGTGCTCACCCTGTCGCTCGACGCCCGGGTTCGGCTGTGGCGTGTGACCGGCTTTATCGAGCGGCGGGGGGATGCGGCGAGCGCGCTCACCACCTATGTGGAACTGACGGCGGAGCCGCCGCCCTAG
- the fdxA gene encoding ferredoxin FdxA: MTYVVTDNCIKCKYTDCVSVCPVDCFYEGENFLVIHPDECIDCGVCEPECPAEAIKPDTEPGLDKWLTLNADYAKVWPNITDRKEPLPDAKEWDGVPDKLQYLSPEPGKQD; the protein is encoded by the coding sequence ATGACCTACGTAGTCACGGATAATTGCATCAAGTGCAAATACACCGACTGCGTCTCCGTGTGCCCGGTGGACTGCTTCTATGAGGGCGAGAATTTCCTCGTCATCCACCCGGACGAGTGCATCGACTGCGGCGTGTGCGAACCTGAATGCCCGGCGGAGGCGATCAAGCCGGACACTGAGCCGGGGCTCGACAAATGGCTGACTCTGAACGCCGACTACGCCAAGGTCTGGCCGAACATCACCGACCGCAAAGAGCCGCTGCCGGACGCCAAGGAGTGGGACGGTGTGCCCGACAAGCTACAGTATCTCTCGCCCGAACCGGGTAAGCAGGACTGA
- a CDS encoding CarD family transcriptional regulator, producing the protein MTSTKKPSSNIRQGFKTGEHIVYPSHGVGRIMAIEDQEVAGFKLELFVIHFEKDKMTLRVPVPKIASVGMRKLSEPTVMKKALETLKGRARVKRTMWSRRAQEYEAKINSGDLVAISEVVRDLYRSEAQPEQSYSERQLYEAALDRMARELAAVDNLTETEAIKLIEQNLLKGPRRTGKGEAEADAVEADDEADTEEAAA; encoded by the coding sequence ATGACGTCGACCAAGAAGCCGTCCAGCAACATCCGCCAGGGTTTCAAGACGGGCGAGCACATCGTCTATCCGTCCCATGGCGTCGGGCGTATTATGGCGATCGAGGACCAGGAAGTTGCGGGCTTCAAGCTTGAGCTGTTCGTCATCCATTTCGAGAAGGACAAGATGACGCTGCGCGTGCCCGTGCCGAAGATCGCTTCGGTCGGCATGCGCAAGCTCTCCGAGCCGACGGTGATGAAAAAGGCGCTGGAAACGCTGAAGGGCCGCGCCCGCGTGAAGCGCACCATGTGGAGCCGCCGCGCGCAGGAATATGAGGCCAAGATCAATTCCGGCGACCTGGTCGCCATCTCGGAAGTGGTGCGCGACCTCTACCGTTCCGAGGCGCAGCCCGAGCAGTCCTATTCCGAGCGCCAGCTCTACGAGGCCGCCCTCGACCGTATGGCGCGCGAACTCGCCGCCGTCGACAACCTGACCGAGACCGAGGCGATCAAGCTCATCGAGCAGAACCTGCTCAAGGGCCCGCGCCGCACCGGCAAGGGCGAGGCGGAAGCCGACGCGGTGGAGGCCGACGACGAGGCCGATACCGAGGAAGCCGCCGCCTGA
- a CDS encoding RNA polymerase factor sigma-32, producing MSDPASRSTLMARTAMATPLLEREQEAELARRWREEGDQKALHALIHAHMRLALAIARRFRNYGLPMPDLIQEGHIGLMEAAARFETARDVRFSTYATWWIRAAIQDYVLRNWSIVRGGTSSGQKALFFNLRRVRARLERASEGGAMPTREEMHRSIAEKLGVSPTEVARMDARLNIPDLSLNAPLAVGEEDGGERLDQLVAPDPLPDEQVSREIDGERQRRWLVRALRGLNEREFRIIKARRLNDESETLEVLGARLGISKERVRQIESRAIEKLRFALTNGPDVPRGAFTA from the coding sequence ATGAGCGACCCGGCCAGCCGCAGCACCCTGATGGCGCGCACCGCCATGGCGACGCCGCTGCTTGAACGCGAGCAGGAAGCCGAGCTCGCCCGTCGCTGGCGCGAGGAAGGCGACCAGAAGGCGCTGCACGCCCTGATCCACGCCCATATGCGCCTCGCCCTGGCCATTGCCCGCCGTTTCCGCAATTACGGCCTGCCCATGCCGGACCTGATCCAGGAAGGCCATATCGGGCTGATGGAAGCCGCCGCCCGCTTCGAGACGGCACGCGATGTGCGCTTCTCCACCTATGCCACCTGGTGGATCCGCGCGGCGATCCAGGACTATGTGCTGCGCAACTGGTCGATCGTGCGCGGCGGCACCTCCTCCGGCCAGAAGGCGCTGTTCTTCAACCTGCGCCGGGTGCGGGCGCGGCTGGAGCGCGCCAGTGAGGGCGGCGCGATGCCCACCCGCGAGGAGATGCACCGCTCCATCGCCGAAAAGCTCGGCGTCAGCCCCACCGAGGTCGCGCGCATGGATGCGCGGCTGAACATTCCCGACCTCTCGCTCAACGCGCCGCTCGCCGTTGGCGAGGAGGACGGCGGCGAGCGGCTCGACCAGCTTGTCGCTCCCGATCCGCTGCCCGACGAGCAGGTGAGCCGCGAGATCGACGGCGAGCGCCAGCGCCGCTGGCTGGTGCGGGCGCTGCGCGGGCTGAACGAGCGCGAATTCCGCATCATCAAGGCCCGGCGGCTGAATGATGAGAGCGAGACGCTGGAAGTGCTGGGCGCCCGGCTCGGCATTTCCAAGGAGCGGGTGCGGCAGATCGAGAGCCGCGCCATCGAGAAACTGCGCTTCGCGCTGACCAACGGGCCGGACGTGCCGCGCGGGGCGTTCACTGCCTGA
- a CDS encoding M48 family metalloprotease, with product MQRAAPFGRALARACLLGVALFVAGCAAVDDKQATAPSMSQPLDALPPAQRKEHERLVASYGGAYNDPKLQKQIEVVVARLVAASERPDLHYRVTILNSPAVNAFALPNGSLYVTRGLLALASDNAELASVLAHEMAHVIANHAATREDQMKQAVLVSRVISDVVNDSDLGALALARSRVSLASFSRGQELEADAIGVGISARAGYDPYGAERFLTTMGRQAGMRSLSVNQNASTDSPDFLASHPATPERISIVMANAREYAAPDKPGERDRKQYLEAIDGLVYGDDPKEGFVRGSRFFHPKLGFTFTAPPGFTLENTSQAVLGASASGREALRLDAVRVAGDQSLGQYLSSGWIEGVEISTVESLVLNGFPAATAVARGDQWSFRMFAIRFGSDVYRLIFAARQLTPELDRAFRAAAETFRRVSIEEAENVKPLRLRIVTAGLTDTPERLAAKMDVQDKALERFLILNGLNRGDKLGYGEPYKIIAE from the coding sequence ATGCAGCGCGCCGCGCCCTTCGGGCGTGCGCTGGCGCGCGCCTGCCTGCTGGGCGTGGCGCTGTTCGTCGCCGGCTGCGCGGCGGTCGACGACAAGCAGGCCACTGCCCCCTCGATGAGCCAGCCGCTGGACGCGCTCCCGCCGGCGCAGCGCAAGGAACATGAGCGCCTCGTTGCCTCCTATGGCGGCGCCTATAACGATCCGAAGCTGCAGAAGCAGATCGAGGTGGTGGTCGCGCGCCTCGTCGCCGCCTCCGAGCGGCCGGATCTGCATTACCGCGTCACCATCCTCAATTCGCCCGCGGTCAACGCCTTCGCCTTGCCCAATGGCTCGCTCTATGTGACGCGCGGCCTGCTGGCGCTCGCCTCCGACAATGCGGAACTTGCCTCGGTGCTGGCGCATGAGATGGCGCATGTCATCGCCAACCATGCGGCGACGCGCGAGGACCAGATGAAGCAGGCGGTGCTGGTCAGCCGCGTCATTTCCGATGTGGTGAACGATTCCGATCTCGGCGCGCTGGCGCTGGCGCGCAGCCGGGTGTCGCTCGCCAGCTTCTCGCGTGGGCAGGAACTGGAGGCGGACGCGATCGGCGTCGGCATCAGCGCGCGGGCCGGCTACGACCCCTATGGCGCGGAGCGCTTCCTCACCACCATGGGGCGGCAGGCCGGCATGCGCTCGCTCTCGGTCAACCAGAACGCCAGCACGGACTCGCCGGATTTCCTCGCCAGCCATCCGGCGACGCCCGAGCGTATTTCCATCGTCATGGCCAATGCGCGCGAATATGCGGCGCCGGACAAGCCGGGCGAGCGCGACCGCAAGCAATATCTCGAGGCGATTGACGGCCTCGTCTATGGCGATGACCCGAAGGAAGGCTTCGTCCGCGGCAGCCGCTTCTTCCATCCCAAGCTGGGCTTCACCTTCACCGCGCCGCCGGGCTTCACGCTGGAGAACACCTCGCAGGCGGTGCTGGGCGCCAGCGCCTCCGGGCGCGAGGCGCTGCGGCTCGACGCGGTGCGCGTCGCCGGCGACCAGTCGCTGGGGCAGTATCTGTCCTCGGGCTGGATCGAGGGGGTGGAGATTTCCACCGTGGAAAGCCTGGTGCTCAACGGCTTCCCCGCCGCGACAGCCGTGGCGCGCGGCGACCAGTGGTCGTTCCGCATGTTCGCCATCCGCTTCGGCAGCGATGTCTATCGGCTGATCTTCGCCGCCCGGCAGTTGACGCCGGAACTCGACCGCGCCTTCCGCGCGGCGGCGGAAACCTTCCGCCGCGTGTCGATCGAGGAGGCGGAGAACGTCAAGCCGCTGCGCCTGCGCATCGTCACCGCCGGGCTGACCGACACGCCGGAGCGGCTGGCGGCGAAGATGGATGTGCAGGACAAGGCGCTGGAGCGCTTCCTCATTCTCAACGGGCTCAATCGCGGCGACAAGCTCGGCTATGGCGAGCCCTACAAGATCATCGCGGAATAG
- a CDS encoding nuclease produces the protein MAPRLPPAPAPPLRSPAAGCRLAALVAGLLVLLPVAGTSAEAGPPVGREVAAVPCPNPVEERGHVSEVTAAGDLVLADGTVLRLAGLAGGGSGADVVWRAELAARVKGGEITFAAGPRRDRYGRRAALVRDHTPAGGAGPAAAPTLQQEVLRAGLALVRPEDMVEACLPAWFAAEAAARRAGRGLWRRLPVAAANIEALRAAQGRFTIVAGRIVDVGKTRRVDYLNFGRVWRQDMTGRVEAEGRAALEARGLTADELAGRWVRLRGTLFEAGGPAITLRRAEQMDIILERGQAPRAEDGDNEVSGRQRPTGGE, from the coding sequence ATGGCGCCGCGCCTGCCTCCCGCGCCTGCTCCGCCGCTCCGGTCTCCCGCCGCCGGATGTCGCCTTGCGGCGCTGGTGGCCGGCCTGCTGGTGCTGCTGCCGGTGGCCGGGACATCGGCCGAGGCCGGCCCGCCGGTCGGCCGCGAGGTCGCAGCCGTCCCCTGTCCGAACCCGGTCGAGGAGCGGGGCCATGTGTCGGAGGTGACGGCGGCCGGCGACCTTGTCCTCGCCGATGGCACGGTGCTGCGCCTCGCCGGGCTTGCCGGCGGCGGTTCGGGCGCCGACGTGGTCTGGCGCGCCGAGCTTGCGGCGCGCGTGAAGGGAGGCGAGATCACTTTCGCCGCCGGCCCCAGGCGCGACCGCTATGGCCGCCGTGCGGCGCTGGTGCGTGATCATACCCCCGCCGGTGGGGCCGGACCCGCCGCGGCGCCGACGCTGCAGCAGGAGGTGCTGCGCGCCGGTCTGGCGCTGGTGCGGCCGGAAGACATGGTAGAAGCCTGTCTTCCCGCCTGGTTCGCCGCCGAGGCAGCGGCCCGGCGCGCGGGGCGCGGGCTGTGGCGCCGCCTGCCGGTGGCGGCAGCGAATATCGAGGCTTTGCGCGCCGCGCAGGGGCGCTTCACAATCGTGGCAGGCCGCATTGTTGACGTTGGAAAGACACGCCGCGTGGATTACCTCAATTTTGGCCGGGTTTGGCGTCAGGATATGACCGGCAGGGTTGAGGCCGAAGGGCGCGCGGCGCTGGAAGCGCGCGGGCTCACGGCCGACGAGCTTGCCGGACGGTGGGTGCGGCTGCGCGGCACGCTGTTCGAGGCCGGCGGCCCGGCGATCACGCTGCGCCGGGCGGAGCAGATGGACATCATCCTTGAGCGCGGGCAGGCTCCGCGCGCGGAGGATGGCGACAACGAGGTTTCCGGCCGGCAGCGGCCGACAGGGGGCGAGTGA